Proteins from a single region of Punica granatum isolate Tunisia-2019 chromosome 8, ASM765513v2, whole genome shotgun sequence:
- the LOC116189186 gene encoding B3 domain-containing protein At2g31720-like, with amino-acid sequence MKKLLVAEEDEGRVISQDEEGCRPIVKKKRMQFSASEMEEWEKPLSSEDFTEEDTDGWIKCDFLFCTVKRYKKRERLMREKRLKQSTLSRPIDVYSKTDAAANEKQENSKGGPKSKQSRGCVREKKKASDVFEMKSVRLIDEERQEPTQTMIKRPRKAAVGTPEPDREIPQDIKNKIIEGLGGMLLRNSIEGSGGTDILLVCEKYLTASDVKKEESRLLMPESVIKSSSFLNDQERELLKTRVGNTNKMREIPVKLLEPTLTSCDLGLRRWEMRKNGGKSSTVSYVLARGWNGVVARNDLKKGDLVQVWSFRVGLELGLAMIAKHN; translated from the coding sequence ATGAAGAAGCTGTTGGTGGCCGAGGAAGACGAAGGTCGAGTGATCAGTCAAGATGAAGAAGGCTGTCGACCCATTGTAAAGAAGAAGCGTATGCAATTCTCTGCTTCGGAGATGGAGGAATGGGAGAAACCTCTGTCGTCCGAAGATTTTACTGAGGAAGATACTGACGGTTGGATCAAGTGTGACTTCTTATTTTGCACAGTGAAACGTTACAAGAAGCGAGAACGGCTAATGAGAGAGAAGAGGTTGAAACAGAGTACCCTGTCCCGCCCGATCGACGTCTACTCCAAGACTGATGCTGCTGCTAATGAGAAGCAGGAAAATTCGAAGGGAGGGCCAAAATCGAAACAATCTAGGGGATGCGTcagagagaagaaaaaggcCAGCGACGTCTTTGAGATGAAATCAGTACGACTGATCGACGAAGAACGCCAGGAGCCTACACAAACCATGATAAAGAGGCCGAGGAAGGCTGCTGTCGGGACGCCCGAGCCAGACAGGGAGATCCCTCAGGACATCAAGAACAAGATTATTGAGGGCCTGGGAGGGATGCTTCTCAGGAACAGCATCGAGGGCAGTGGAGGAACTGACATTCTACTTGTCTGCGAGAAGTATCTGACTGCGAGCGACgtcaagaaagaagaaagcCGTCTCTTGATGCCCGAGTCGGTGATCAAATCGTCCTCGTTCCTGAATGATCAAGAGCGGGAATTACTCAAGACCCGTGTCGGGAACACGAACAAGATGAGAGAGATTCCGGTCAAACTGCTAGAGCCCACCCTCACGAGTTGTGATCTGGGACTGAGGAGGTGGGAGATGAGGAAGAACGGGGGCAAGTCCTCCACGGTCTCGTACGTGCTTGCTCGCGGGTGGAATGGAGTGGTGGCGCGGAATGATCTCAAGAAGGGCGATCTAGTTCAAGTGTGGTCATTTCGGGTCGGGCTGGAACTTGGTCTCGCTATGATCGCAAAGCATAATTGA
- the LOC116188227 gene encoding putative B3 domain-containing protein At3g49610, with product MLLSGSGNMMKTEELLEKDLCLDDFDGIDDTRGWTSFDVLVHVSLVARDRYLKQQQAIVDQYATDNADDKRQSSMMARETKSNPPRGCILGMTKKRTRGAFEGQSTAPTKEEPSRHLTIKKPRKAAVLVWNVMPSIDFRIGPDRDLPQDVRNSIEGSGGTDILLVCEKYLTASDVKKEESRLLMPESVIKSSSFLNDQERELLKTRVGNTNKMREIPVKLLEPTLTSCDLGLRRWEMRKNGGKSSTVSYVLARGWNGVVARNDLKKGDLVQVWSFRVGLELGLALIAMHN from the coding sequence ATGTTATTGTCTGGTtctgggaatatgatgaagaCCGAGGAGTTGCTGGAGAAAGACCTGTGCCTCGATGATTTCGACGGGATTGATGACACTCGGGGTTGGACGAGTTTCGATGTCTTGGTGCACGTTTCCTTGGTGGCACGGGATCGTTACCTGAAGCAACAACAGGCTATCGTTGATCAGTACGCTACTGACAACGCTGATGACAAGCGGCAAAGCTCGATGATGGCAAGAGAAACGAAATCGAATCCACCCCGTGGTTGCATCTTGGGAATGACAAAGAAGAGGACCAGAGGTGCCTTTGAGGGACAATCTACAGCACCGACCAAAGAAGAGCCTTCACGTCATCTGACCATCAAGAAGCCGAGGAAGGCTGCTGTACTTGTCTGGAATGTGATGCCCTCCATTGACTTCCGGATCGGGCCAGACAGGGATCTCCCTCAAGATGTCAGGAACAGCATCGAGGGCTCTGGAGGAACTGACATTCTACTTGTCTGCGAGAAGTATCTGACTGCGAGTGACGTCAAGAAAGAAGAGAGCCGTCTCCTGATGCCCGAGTCGGTGATCAAATCGTCCTCGTTCCTGAATGATCAAGAGCGGGAATTACTCAAGACCCGTGTCGGGAACACGAACAAGATGAGAGAGATTCCGGTCAAACTGCTGGAGCCCACCCTCACGAGTTGTGATCTGGGACTGAGGAGGTGGGAGATGAGGAAGAACGGGGGCAAGTCCTCCACGGTCTCGTACGTGCTCGCTCGCGGGTGGAATGGAGTGGTGGCGCGTAATGATCTCAAGAAGGGCGATCTAGTTCAGGTGTGGTCTTTTCGGGTCGGGCTGGAACTCGGTCTCGCTCTGATCGCAATGCATAATTGA
- the LOC116188226 gene encoding fatty-acid-binding protein 1 produces the protein MVSLRFPFSFSQPPTPKKPPPISAPRPSASNLALSVTVACAAAAATAAGATVYAALQNPHQQHPFLRDALGFLLPARSSFPAWGSLSLAGSSPPVVESKTGFSFPSVLGGSRKLLGIGLRRKSLLGLKNIDVYAFGVYADDKDVNKLLKEKYGKLSTAELKESKGVQKDLMESDICMTVRLQIVYGKLSIRSVRSAFEESVGSRLKKFGEGDNKELLQRFTSQFKDEYKIPRGSVIDLSRDRGHVLRTTIDGKEVGSIESKLLCRSILDLYIGDDSFDKQAREDVKQNLASLLQ, from the exons ATGGTCTCCCTCCGCTTTCCCTTCTCGTTTTCTCAGCCCCCCACCCCCAAGAAGCCGCCTCCTATCTCCGCCCCTCGTCCCTCCGCCTCCAACCTCGCCCTCTCCGTCACCGTTGCCTGTGCCGCCGCCGCGGCGACAGCTGCCGGAGCCACGGTCTACGCCGCCCTCCAGAACCCACACCAGCAGCACCCGTTCCTCCGAGACGCCCTTGGCTTTCTCTTGCCCGCGCGCTCGTCCTTCCCTGCTTGGGGCTCACTCTCCTTAGCTGGCAGCTCCCCTCCGGTGGTCGAATCGAAGACCGGATTCTCGTTCCCTTCGGTCCTTGGCGGGTCGAGGAAGCTTCTCGGCATCGGGCTGAGGAGGAAGAGCTTGTTGGGGCTCAAGAACATTGATGTCTACGCATTTG GTGTTTATGCTGACGATAAGGACGTAAATAAACTGCTCAAGGAGAAATATGGGAAACTCTCCACTGCCGAGCTGAAGGAAAGCAAAGGGGTCCAGAAAGATCTCATGGAAAGCGATATATGCATGACTGTCAGGCTTCAGATAGTCTACGGGAAACTGAGCATTCGATCTGTTCGCAGCGCCTTTGAGGAATCCGTAGGAAGCAGACTCAAAAAGTTCGGTGAAGGAGACAATAAGGAATTGCTACAAAG GTTTACTTCCCAGTTCAAGGATGAGTACAAAATCCCACGGGGATCGGTGATAGATCTTTCAAGAGACCGAGGCCACGTGCTTCGCACAACAA TTGATGGGAAGGAAGTGGGAAGCATCGAGAGCAAGCTACTTTGCCGGTCAATTCTCGACTTGTATATAGGAGACGATTCTTTCGATAAGCAAGCCAGAGAAGACGTGAAGCAGAATTTGGCATCCCTTCTTCAGTAA
- the LOC116215891 gene encoding N-terminal acetyltransferase B complex catalytic subunit NAA20, which translates to MTTIRRFCCNDLLRFAPVNLDHLTETFNMSFYMTYLARWPDYFHVAEAPGNQIMGYIMGKVEGQGESWHGHVTAVTVAPDYRRQQVAKKLMNLLEEISDKIDKAYFVDLFVRASNTPAIKMYEKLGYVIYRRVLRYYSGEEDALDMRKALSRDVEKKSIVPLKRPVTPDELEYD; encoded by the exons ATGACGACGATACGTAGATTCTGCTGCAACGATCTGCTACGCTTCGCTCCCGTCAACCTCGATCACCTCACTGAAACT TTTAACATGTCGTTCTACATGACGTACTTGGCGAGATGGCCTGATTACTTTCACGTCGCAGAAGCCCCCGGCAATCAAATCATGGGCTACA TTATGGGAAAAGTTGAAGGCCAGGGAGAGTCTTGGCATGGCCATGTAACTGCAGTGACTGTGGCTCCTGATTATCGGAGACAACAAGTAGCCAAGAAATTGATGAATCTGCTTGAAGAAATTAGTGACAAAAT TGATAAGGCCTACTTTGTCGATCTATTCGTGAGGGCATCCAATACACCAGCCATAAAGATGTATGAAAAG CTTGGTTATGTAATCTACAGACGAGTGCTGCGCTATTATTCCGGGGAAGAAGATGCATTAG ATATGAGGAAAGCATTATCTCGGGATGTTGAGAAGAAATCGATTGTCCCCCTCAAACGCCCGGTCACTCCCGACGAGTTGGAGTATGATTAG
- the LOC116188826 gene encoding putative B3 domain-containing protein At2g27410 — translation MKKLLVAEEGEGRVISQDEEGCRPIVKMKRMQLSASEMEEWQKPLSSEDFAEEDTEGWIKCDFLFCTMKRYKMRERLMREKRLKQNTLSHPIDVYSRTDAAANEKQENSKGGPKSKQSRGCVRAKKKASDVFEMQSVRLIDEERQEPTQTMIKRPRKAAVRPPEPDREIPQDVKNKIIEGLGGSEILFVCEKHLTKSDCDRNEHRLMMTEKMISWLPSFLSDDEKEFLKIRGEKNKLNEIPVEMLEPTLNTCRLALRRWEMKKPGKSSSVAFVLADGWNDVVARNGLNVGDHVEVWSFRRLSQLCLALITTRN, via the coding sequence ATGAAGAAGCTGTTGGTGGCCGAGGAAGGCGAAGGTCGAGTGATCAGTCAAGATGAAGAAGGCTGTCGACCCATTGTCAAGATGAAGCGTATGCAATTGTCTGCTTCGGAGATGGAGGAATGGCAGAAACCTCTGTCGTCCGAAGATTTTGCTGAGGAAGATACTGAGGGTTGGATCAAGTGTGACTTCTTATTTTGCACAATGAAACGTTACAAGATGCGAGAACGGCTAATGAGAGAGAAGAGGTTGAAACAGAATACCCTGTCCCACCCAATCGACGTCTACTCCAGGACTGATGCTGCTGCTAATGAGAAGCAGGAAAATTCGAAGGGTGGGCCAAAATCGAAACAATCTAGGGGATGCGTCAGAGCGAAGAAAAAGGCCAGCGACGTCTTTGAGATGCAATCAGTACGACTGATCGACGAAGAACGCCAGGAGCCTACACAAACCATGATAAAGAGGCCAAGGAAGGCAGCTGTCAGGCCGCCCGAGCCAGACAGGGAGATCCCTCAGGACGTCAAGAACAAGATTATTGAGGGCCTGGGAGGGAGCGAGATTCTCTTTGTGTGCGAGAAGCATCTCACCAAGAGCGATTGTGACCGGAATGAACACCGTCTCATGATGACCGAGAAAATGATCAGCTGGTTGCCCTCGTTCTTGAGTGATGACGAGAAAGAATTCCTCAAGATTCGTGGTGAGAAGAATAAATTGAACGAGATACCAGTCGAGATGCTGGAGCCCACGCTCAACACTTGCAGACTGGCACTTAGGAGGTGGGAGATGAAGAAGCCTGGGAAGTCCTCCTCCGTCGCGTTCGTGCTCGCAGACGGGTGGAATGATGTGGTGGCGCGGAATGGCCTCAACGTGGGGGATCATGTCGAGGTGTGGTCGTTTCGGCGCCTGTCGCAGCTCTGTCTTGCTCTGATCACAACGCGTAATTAA